The proteins below are encoded in one region of Amycolatopsis acidiphila:
- a CDS encoding LysR family substrate-binding domain-containing protein: MTDPEFKLGYVPGVTPGKWVRTWHERLPGTPLTLLGVPAADAAALVRDGAADAVLLRLPVDRTGLHAIPLYTETTVVVVPKDHLVAAADEVSAADLADDVVLHPLDDTLDWEHPPGLPALDRPATTGDAVELVAAGVGLLVVPQSLARLHHRRDLTYLPVTDAPQSRVALSWPEEETTDLMEQFIGIVRGRTVNSTRGRPAAAPQPKAKPKRPEAATKTRQRGAPQRGKRGKPRRRS; the protein is encoded by the coding sequence GTGACAGACCCGGAGTTCAAGCTCGGCTACGTGCCGGGGGTGACGCCCGGCAAGTGGGTGCGGACGTGGCACGAGCGCCTGCCCGGGACCCCGCTGACCCTCCTCGGGGTGCCCGCCGCGGATGCGGCCGCCCTGGTGCGCGACGGTGCCGCCGACGCGGTGCTGCTACGGCTGCCGGTCGACCGGACGGGCCTGCACGCGATCCCGCTCTACACCGAGACGACCGTGGTCGTCGTCCCGAAGGACCACCTCGTCGCCGCGGCCGACGAGGTGTCCGCGGCGGACCTTGCCGACGACGTCGTGCTGCACCCCCTCGACGACACCCTCGACTGGGAGCACCCGCCGGGGCTGCCGGCGCTCGACCGCCCCGCCACGACGGGCGACGCCGTGGAGCTGGTGGCGGCGGGCGTGGGCCTGCTCGTCGTCCCGCAGTCGCTCGCCCGGCTGCACCACCGCCGGGACCTCACCTACCTGCCGGTCACCGACGCGCCGCAGTCGCGCGTCGCGCTGTCGTGGCCGGAGGAGGAGACGACCGACCTGATGGAGCAGTTCATCGGGATCGTCCGCGGGCGCACGGTGAACAGCACGCGCGGCCGCCCGGCGGCCGCGCCTCAGCCGAAGGCGAAGCCGAAGCGCCCCGAGGCCGCCACGAAGACCCGGCAGCGAGGCGCGCCCCAGCGCGGTAAACGAGGCAAGCCCCGCCGCCGCTCGTAG
- a CDS encoding ROK family protein — MTDAGRRNVRDLRRANRARLLRELYFHGPLSRQDLIQATGLSSASVSNVAADLIEAGVVVEAGAVESEGGRPRILLRVDDARFQVVGIDVGETRIRVERFDLGLREQAATDIPVDGARPDPRQVVAGIAGGLAELTAGTDRRILGVGIGVPGIVRQEPSAVVHGQTVGWDGVPLEELLRAHTGLPLFVDNGAATMGQAEMWFGSGRTTDSAVFLLIGSGAGACLIADGALLRGSSTSAGEWGHTNVEIGGRLCRCGARGCLEAYVGAEAVIARYLEADGAAALAAPGEENALGRIVELAGDSSAAGDAARRVLDETALRIGVGIANLVNLLNPKQVIIGGWAGLAMAPLLPRIREAAREHSLRLPFSQTSIQLGALGPDAVARGAATLPVAAFLASGGASSPTSRRAPAGAG; from the coding sequence ATGACCGACGCCGGGCGCAGGAACGTCCGCGACCTGCGGCGGGCCAACAGGGCCAGGCTGCTGCGCGAGCTGTACTTCCACGGTCCGCTCAGCCGCCAGGACCTGATCCAGGCGACCGGGCTGAGCTCCGCCTCGGTCAGCAACGTGGCCGCCGACCTGATCGAGGCCGGGGTCGTCGTCGAGGCCGGCGCGGTCGAGTCCGAGGGCGGCCGGCCCCGGATCCTGCTCCGGGTCGACGACGCCCGGTTCCAGGTGGTCGGCATCGACGTCGGCGAGACCCGCATCCGGGTGGAACGGTTCGACCTCGGCCTGCGCGAGCAGGCGGCGACCGACATCCCGGTGGACGGCGCGCGCCCCGACCCGCGGCAGGTGGTCGCGGGGATCGCGGGCGGGCTCGCGGAGCTGACCGCGGGCACGGACCGGCGGATCCTGGGGGTCGGCATCGGCGTGCCCGGCATCGTCCGGCAGGAGCCGTCCGCGGTGGTGCACGGGCAGACGGTGGGCTGGGACGGGGTGCCGCTGGAGGAGCTGCTGCGCGCCCACACCGGGCTGCCGCTGTTCGTCGACAACGGCGCGGCGACGATGGGGCAGGCCGAGATGTGGTTCGGCTCGGGCCGGACCACCGACAGCGCCGTCTTCCTGCTCATCGGGTCCGGCGCCGGCGCCTGCCTCATCGCCGACGGCGCGCTGTTGCGCGGTTCGAGCACCAGCGCGGGCGAATGGGGCCACACCAACGTCGAGATCGGCGGGCGGCTGTGCCGGTGCGGCGCGCGGGGCTGCCTGGAGGCCTACGTCGGCGCGGAGGCCGTGATCGCGCGTTACCTGGAGGCCGACGGCGCGGCCGCCCTGGCGGCACCGGGCGAGGAGAACGCGCTCGGCCGGATCGTCGAACTGGCCGGCGACAGCTCGGCGGCGGGCGACGCCGCCCGGCGGGTGCTGGACGAGACCGCGCTGCGCATCGGCGTGGGCATCGCCAACCTCGTCAACCTGCTCAACCCGAAGCAGGTGATCATCGGCGGCTGGGCGGGGCTCGCCATGGCGCCGCTGCTGCCCCGCATCCGCGAGGCCGCACGCGAGCACTCCCTGCGCCTGCCGTTCTCGCAGACGTCGATCCAGCTGGGCGCCCTCGGCCCGGACGCGGTCGCGCGCGGCGCGGCGACCCTGCCGGTGGCCGCGTTCCTGGCCTCCGGCGGCGCCTCGTCACCCACGTCGAGGCGGGCTCCGGCGGGCGCGGGCTGA
- a CDS encoding DUF5997 family protein — protein sequence MTSHKTTQTMKPATAAKKLGVYLEATPAQFQEGVVSRDELNALQADPPEWLRELRRNGPHPRPVIAAKLGISIGGLARGGITDPLTTEQIEALKAEGPEWLERERATQAEVRKEAVRPKERNAPRS from the coding sequence ATGACGTCGCACAAGACCACCCAGACCATGAAGCCCGCGACGGCGGCGAAGAAGCTGGGTGTGTACCTCGAAGCCACCCCCGCGCAGTTCCAGGAGGGTGTCGTCTCGCGCGACGAGCTGAACGCGCTGCAGGCCGACCCGCCCGAGTGGCTGCGGGAGCTGCGCCGCAACGGCCCGCACCCCCGCCCGGTCATCGCCGCGAAACTGGGCATCTCCATCGGCGGCCTGGCCCGCGGTGGCATCACCGACCCGCTGACCACGGAGCAGATCGAGGCGCTGAAGGCCGAAGGCCCCGAGTGGCTGGAGCGGGAGCGGGCCACCCAGGCGGAGGTTCGCAAGGAAGCGGTGCGCCCCAAGGAGAGGAACGCCCCGCGCTCCTGA
- a CDS encoding ABC transporter substrate-binding protein, which yields MRTSTRVRSALLTMVVSAALLTACGSGGQSGPGGQPTITYWASDQGSSIAEDVKVLTPELDAFTRQTGIKVNLEVIGWSDLLNRILAAATSGQGPDVVNIGNTWSTSLQATGAFLPISADVLNQIGGTGRFLPNAIAATGAPGKDPVGVPLYSLAYALYYNKAMFAAAGIQNPPATWEEFVADGKLLTHAQQWGVSVEGASTSENAHHAFTFSQQQGGGFFDASGKPTFNTPQNVAAIKQYVDFVAADKIANPSDAEYSNGTEAVQDFATGKAAMMLWQTADAQLGNYGMDPAQYGVVPVPFPASPPSGARHVDSIVAGINMAVFAATRNQDAALQFVKFMTSRQTQIDLNKAYSSLPSVTDAYSDPAFQTPTAKTYQQILTDSAAPMPAVTEESQFETAMGTVLKNLFADAASGKAVTEQAVATQLDQAQQQLNAGG from the coding sequence ATGCGCACGTCCACGCGTGTCAGATCCGCCCTGCTCACCATGGTCGTCTCGGCCGCGCTGCTGACCGCGTGCGGCTCCGGCGGCCAGTCGGGCCCGGGCGGGCAGCCCACCATCACCTACTGGGCCAGCGACCAGGGCAGTTCGATCGCCGAGGACGTCAAGGTGCTCACCCCCGAGCTCGACGCGTTCACCAGGCAGACCGGGATCAAGGTGAACCTGGAGGTCATCGGCTGGAGCGACCTGCTCAACCGGATCCTCGCCGCGGCCACCTCCGGGCAGGGCCCGGACGTGGTCAACATCGGCAACACCTGGTCCACCTCGCTGCAGGCCACCGGCGCGTTCCTGCCCATCTCCGCCGACGTGCTGAACCAGATCGGCGGCACCGGGCGGTTCCTGCCCAACGCGATCGCCGCCACCGGTGCGCCGGGCAAGGACCCGGTCGGCGTCCCGCTGTACTCACTCGCGTACGCGCTCTACTACAACAAGGCGATGTTCGCCGCGGCCGGCATCCAGAACCCGCCGGCCACCTGGGAGGAGTTCGTCGCCGACGGCAAGCTGCTGACCCACGCCCAGCAGTGGGGCGTCAGCGTGGAGGGCGCGAGCACGTCGGAGAACGCCCACCACGCCTTCACCTTCAGCCAGCAGCAGGGCGGCGGCTTCTTCGACGCCTCGGGCAAGCCGACCTTCAACACCCCGCAGAACGTCGCCGCGATCAAGCAGTACGTGGACTTCGTGGCGGCGGACAAGATCGCGAACCCCAGCGACGCCGAGTACTCCAACGGCACCGAGGCCGTGCAGGACTTCGCCACCGGCAAGGCCGCGATGATGCTGTGGCAGACCGCCGACGCGCAGCTGGGCAACTACGGCATGGACCCCGCGCAGTACGGCGTCGTCCCGGTGCCGTTCCCGGCCTCGCCGCCGTCCGGCGCCAGGCACGTCGACTCGATCGTCGCCGGCATCAACATGGCCGTGTTCGCCGCCACCAGGAACCAGGACGCGGCGCTGCAGTTCGTGAAGTTCATGACCAGCAGGCAGACGCAGATCGACCTCAACAAGGCCTACAGCTCACTGCCCTCGGTCACCGACGCCTACTCCGACCCGGCCTTCCAGACCCCCACCGCCAAGACCTACCAGCAGATCCTCACCGACTCGGCCGCGCCCATGCCCGCGGTCACCGAGGAGAGCCAGTTCGAGACCGCGATGGGCACGGTGCTGAAGAACCTGTTCGCCGACGCCGCGAGCGGCAAGGCCGTCACCGAGCAGGCGGTGGCAACCCAGCTCGACCAGGCGCAGCAACAGCTGAACGCGGGCGGCTGA